A window of Chitinophaga sp. MM2321 contains these coding sequences:
- a CDS encoding Gfo/Idh/MocA family oxidoreductase has product MESEQQKFHGQGRREFVKQTSLLAGGLLAMPILSKANFFSGSSDVIKIALIGCGGRGTGAATQALSTKENVQLVAMADAFPDRLKDSYDNIKEALGDKASRVNVPESNKFTGFDAYKQAIALADVVILATPPGFRPIHFEEAVKQGKHIFMEKPVATDPAGIKRVLDAAAIAKTKKLNVVVGLQRHYQNSYRELHKRLKDGMIGDIVSMQVWWNQGALWVKPRKPEYTEMEYQMRNWYYFNWLCGDHIVEQHIHNIDVGNWFMGATPVTALGMGGRAVRTGKEYGEIFDHHSVEYRYANGVVMNSQCRHWKDAPSKVDEEIVGTKGRIFCDKAQIVNHKGKVLYQYDKTKENNPYQTEHDELFAAIAKGEFKFTDAERGAQATLSAIIGRLATYSGQVIDWNTALNSGLDLHPKTYAFDAPPPVLPDASGNYAYAKPGITKYFT; this is encoded by the coding sequence ATGGAAAGCGAACAACAAAAATTCCACGGGCAGGGTCGCCGCGAATTTGTCAAGCAAACATCTTTGCTGGCAGGCGGATTATTGGCCATGCCTATTTTATCCAAAGCCAACTTCTTCTCCGGCTCTTCGGATGTTATTAAAATCGCGCTGATCGGTTGCGGCGGTCGCGGTACAGGTGCTGCTACGCAAGCCCTGAGTACCAAAGAAAATGTGCAGCTGGTAGCCATGGCCGATGCATTCCCCGACAGGCTGAAAGATAGCTACGATAATATTAAAGAAGCACTGGGTGATAAAGCCAGCCGTGTGAACGTGCCTGAAAGCAACAAGTTTACCGGGTTTGATGCTTATAAACAAGCCATTGCTCTGGCAGATGTAGTGATACTCGCCACCCCTCCGGGTTTCAGACCTATCCACTTCGAAGAAGCGGTTAAACAGGGTAAACATATCTTCATGGAGAAGCCCGTAGCGACTGATCCTGCTGGTATTAAAAGAGTATTGGATGCAGCTGCAATAGCTAAAACCAAGAAGCTGAACGTGGTAGTAGGCTTACAACGCCACTATCAGAATTCTTACCGTGAGCTGCACAAACGTCTCAAAGACGGTATGATCGGCGATATCGTATCTATGCAGGTATGGTGGAACCAGGGCGCGCTGTGGGTAAAACCACGCAAACCTGAGTATACAGAAATGGAATACCAGATGCGCAACTGGTATTATTTCAACTGGCTTTGTGGTGATCATATCGTAGAGCAACATATCCACAACATTGACGTAGGTAACTGGTTCATGGGTGCTACACCTGTAACAGCCCTCGGTATGGGTGGCCGGGCAGTACGTACCGGAAAAGAGTACGGTGAGATATTTGACCACCACTCCGTAGAATACCGTTATGCCAATGGGGTAGTGATGAACAGCCAGTGCCGCCACTGGAAAGACGCACCGAGCAAGGTAGATGAAGAAATAGTAGGTACAAAAGGCCGCATATTCTGTGATAAAGCACAGATTGTAAACCATAAAGGGAAAGTGCTTTATCAATACGATAAAACAAAAGAAAACAATCCGTATCAGACAGAGCATGATGAACTGTTTGCCGCCATCGCAAAAGGAGAATTTAAATTCACCGATGCAGAAAGAGGCGCGCAGGCTACTTTATCTGCCATCATCGGACGTCTGGCTACTTATTCCGGCCAGGTGATCGACTGGAACACTGCCCTGAATTCAGGACTGGACCTGCATCCTAAAACGTATGCTTTTGATGCACCTCCTCCGGTATTACCAGATGCATCCGGTAATTATGCGTATGCGAAACCAGGTATCACTAAATACTTTACCTGA
- a CDS encoding SUMF1/EgtB/PvdO family nonheme iron enzyme encodes MTKQYVALLLGGMLSQGVFAQTQQPFEAYEQQIPGTTVSFKMVPIKGGAFTLGSPENEKGRKKDEGPAKNVELSDFWMGAMEVTFDEYDIYADAEKDKTPVPDGMTRPSPPYIDLTLGMGKSGGFPANSMSQYGALMYCKWLYAKTGVFYRLPTAAEWEYACRAGATTAYPFGNDESQLKDYAWYKGNSEEKYHKVGQLKPNAWGLYDMLGNMGEWTMDQYEENGVANATGKDPWIVPTAKTPRVVKGGNYTDAAPQLRSAARLKSDPIWNRRDPQIPKSFWWNADAPFIGFRVVRPVHQPTAEEAQQFFEDNIDKYKGAR; translated from the coding sequence ATGACTAAACAGTATGTGGCTTTATTGCTGGGTGGAATGCTCAGTCAGGGTGTTTTTGCACAGACACAACAACCTTTCGAGGCATATGAACAACAGATCCCCGGAACAACGGTAAGTTTTAAAATGGTTCCTATCAAAGGGGGCGCCTTTACACTGGGTAGCCCGGAGAATGAAAAGGGGAGAAAAAAGGATGAGGGACCCGCTAAAAACGTGGAACTGTCTGATTTCTGGATGGGGGCTATGGAAGTAACTTTCGATGAATATGATATTTATGCAGATGCAGAAAAGGATAAGACGCCCGTTCCTGATGGAATGACACGCCCCAGTCCGCCATATATTGATCTGACACTGGGTATGGGCAAATCCGGCGGTTTTCCTGCCAACAGTATGAGCCAGTACGGTGCGCTTATGTATTGTAAATGGCTTTATGCCAAAACAGGTGTATTTTACCGTTTGCCTACAGCCGCTGAGTGGGAATATGCCTGCAGGGCAGGCGCCACTACCGCTTATCCTTTTGGCAATGACGAATCACAGCTGAAGGATTATGCCTGGTATAAGGGAAACAGTGAGGAGAAGTATCATAAAGTAGGTCAATTGAAACCCAATGCCTGGGGATTATACGATATGCTGGGTAATATGGGAGAATGGACAATGGACCAGTACGAAGAAAATGGAGTGGCAAATGCTACCGGCAAAGATCCCTGGATAGTGCCTACCGCTAAAACACCCCGTGTGGTAAAAGGCGGTAACTATACAGATGCAGCCCCGCAGTTGCGCAGTGCCGCCCGGTTAAAGTCGGACCCGATCTGGAACCGCAGGGATCCACAGATCCCGAAAAGTTTCTGGTGGAATGCAGATGCACCGTTTATAGGTTTCAGGGTAGTAAGGCCCGTACATCAGCCAACAGCGGAAGAAGCACAACAATTCTTTGAAGACAACATTGATAAATATAAAGGAGCACGCTAG
- a CDS encoding carboxypeptidase-like regulatory domain-containing protein has product MLKKNLWLLAICLTSLLACDKRMATVDNPPEVTPPVIVPDSPISPVETTTGIQGLVLDENNQPLQGAQVKCGNKVITTDAKGAFLLENITVIEAAAVLTAEKDGYFKGVRTFTVAGENKIQYTQLQLLPKKTAGSFDAATGGNINASNAQFIFVPQQVLNSDNSLYTGKVDLLYAPINPERADFADIMPGDLRAINNSNALVGLQSFGMMALELRGENGEKLHLDTTKAVTFKLEIPTSLRSTAPATIPLWHFDEATGVWIEEGSATKTGDNYIGTVKHFSFWNCDAQFPIIPFKAVLQNNEGIPLANMFVRMVRENDSYATAYTNIEGEVSGSIPSNESLTMVVYNRGVCSQKILSKKIGPFSDKTDIGIIKTSTPDIITINISGNVTTCDGTPVAKGRLTYTVDGVRSYAYISQGTYATSFIRCQAQPAEIILNAVDEVNNKMATTTAVLGIGNHVRNLQVCETIEASFADFVMNGETYSFVAPPDTLSVIDRGSDTTRMFIADIKRASSSPTNEQLNFNLGSMQVGTSRIWSFYVLANNQDYYGDNISCTITQTGTLGEYVQGSVSGNVTRYSPDTLVVPISGTFRIRIQ; this is encoded by the coding sequence ATGCTCAAAAAAAATTTATGGCTGCTGGCTATATGCTTAACCTCCCTGCTGGCCTGTGATAAAAGAATGGCTACCGTTGATAATCCCCCAGAGGTTACACCACCCGTAATAGTTCCTGACTCTCCCATCTCTCCTGTTGAAACAACTACCGGTATTCAAGGACTGGTACTGGATGAAAACAATCAGCCATTACAAGGCGCGCAGGTGAAATGTGGCAATAAAGTAATTACAACAGACGCCAAAGGTGCTTTTCTGCTGGAAAATATTACCGTAATAGAAGCCGCAGCTGTACTAACCGCTGAGAAAGATGGTTACTTCAAAGGCGTACGCACCTTTACTGTGGCGGGAGAAAACAAAATACAGTATACACAACTGCAATTGCTGCCGAAGAAAACAGCCGGATCTTTTGATGCTGCCACAGGTGGTAATATCAATGCATCCAATGCACAGTTTATCTTCGTCCCGCAACAGGTATTGAATAGCGACAACTCCCTTTATACAGGAAAAGTTGACCTGCTATACGCACCGATCAATCCTGAAAGAGCTGATTTTGCCGATATCATGCCCGGCGATCTGCGCGCGATAAACAACAGCAACGCACTGGTGGGGCTGCAGTCATTCGGTATGATGGCACTGGAACTACGGGGAGAGAATGGAGAGAAACTTCATCTGGACACCACCAAAGCAGTCACCTTTAAACTGGAAATTCCTACCTCCTTACGCAGCACAGCACCAGCCACTATTCCACTCTGGCATTTTGATGAAGCAACAGGTGTATGGATAGAAGAAGGCAGCGCCACAAAAACCGGCGACAACTACATTGGTACTGTAAAACACTTTTCTTTCTGGAACTGTGATGCACAATTCCCTATCATACCTTTTAAAGCGGTATTACAGAATAACGAAGGCATTCCTTTAGCCAATATGTTTGTAAGGATGGTCCGGGAAAACGACAGCTATGCAACCGCCTATACAAATATAGAAGGAGAAGTAAGTGGTTCCATTCCTTCCAACGAGTCACTCACCATGGTTGTATACAACCGTGGGGTATGCAGCCAGAAAATACTCTCAAAAAAGATCGGACCCTTTTCTGATAAAACAGATATCGGCATTATTAAAACAAGTACGCCCGATATAATCACTATCAATATCAGCGGTAATGTAACCACCTGCGATGGCACTCCTGTGGCAAAAGGACGCTTAACCTATACAGTAGATGGTGTCCGTTCTTACGCATATATTTCGCAGGGTACTTACGCCACTTCTTTTATACGTTGTCAGGCCCAACCAGCAGAAATCATCCTGAACGCTGTAGATGAAGTGAATAATAAAATGGCTACTACAACAGCGGTACTGGGAATCGGGAACCATGTGCGAAACCTCCAGGTATGCGAAACCATTGAAGCCAGCTTCGCCGACTTTGTCATGAACGGAGAAACCTATTCTTTTGTAGCGCCACCGGATACACTAAGCGTAATAGATCGTGGTTCTGATACCACACGCATGTTTATCGCCGATATTAAGCGGGCAAGCAGCAGTCCAACCAACGAACAACTCAACTTCAATCTGGGGTCCATGCAAGTGGGAACATCCAGGATCTGGTCTTTTTATGTGCTCGCTAACAACCAGGACTACTACGGTGACAACATCAGTTGCACCATTACCCAAACGGGCACGCTGGGTGAATATGTACAGGGAAGTGTAAGCGGCAATGTAACCAGGTATAGCCCTGATACGCTTGTGGTGCCCATCAGCGGAACATTCAGGATAAGAATACAGTAA
- a CDS encoding TIM barrel protein: protein MERRKFLQHGTLAGISALALGGITNSSQAATTGNTAGKGKPFNMDYAPHDGMFKNSAGGDFLDQIKYMYDQGFRSIEDNGMMGRSTAEQEKIGNLLNKLGMRMGVFVVDTGNNWKTSLTTGKQEFKDAFIKTCKQSVEVAKRCNAKWATVVPGFFERNLPMGVQTAHVIDALRSGAEIFEPHGLIMVLEPLSDTPDLFLRTAEQSFEVCKAVNSPSCKILYDIYHMQRNVGNLIPIMDLCWDEIAYIQIGDNPGRKEPGTGEINYKNIFKHLHEKGFKGVLGMEHGISGQGKEGEATLIKAYREADSFM from the coding sequence ATGGAAAGAAGAAAATTCCTGCAACATGGTACGCTGGCAGGCATATCCGCATTGGCACTGGGCGGTATTACCAACAGCAGCCAGGCAGCCACCACCGGAAATACCGCTGGGAAAGGAAAGCCATTCAATATGGACTATGCCCCCCATGATGGTATGTTTAAAAACAGTGCTGGTGGCGACTTCCTGGATCAGATAAAATACATGTATGACCAGGGATTCCGCTCTATCGAAGATAATGGTATGATGGGCCGCTCTACCGCAGAACAAGAAAAGATCGGCAACCTGCTGAATAAACTGGGGATGCGGATGGGCGTATTTGTAGTTGATACCGGCAATAACTGGAAAACTTCCCTCACTACCGGGAAACAGGAATTTAAAGATGCTTTCATCAAAACCTGTAAGCAGAGTGTAGAAGTGGCCAAACGCTGTAATGCCAAATGGGCTACAGTGGTGCCCGGTTTCTTTGAGCGTAACCTGCCTATGGGCGTTCAAACCGCTCATGTAATAGACGCTTTACGCAGTGGCGCCGAAATTTTTGAACCCCACGGCCTCATCATGGTGCTGGAACCACTCAGTGATACGCCGGATCTCTTCCTGCGCACAGCCGAACAAAGCTTCGAAGTATGTAAAGCTGTAAACAGTCCTTCCTGCAAAATATTATACGATATCTACCACATGCAACGCAATGTGGGTAATCTCATCCCTATCATGGACCTGTGCTGGGATGAAATTGCGTATATCCAGATAGGTGATAATCCGGGCCGTAAAGAACCAGGCACCGGTGAAATCAACTATAAGAACATCTTTAAGCATCTCCATGAAAAAGGCTTCAAAGGCGTACTGGGTATGGAACACGGTATATCCGGCCAGGGTAAGGAAGGAGAAGCAACTTTAATAAAAGCATACAGAGAAGCAGATAGCTTTATGTAG
- a CDS encoding TonB-dependent receptor, with translation MNPRYAKAMVLLCLFATATGELSARSPLPTVWQQGNLTIKGKVKDINGNPLPGVTILVKDTKKGATTDEKGNYVLNDVKKDAVLVFQYIGFDSQEIKVDGRSGVNAVLKENQKTLDEYVVVGYGTQKKVTKTGAVSSVKGAELQQSPNVNISNSLVGRIPGIIAVNNSGEPGYDGSRIFIRGRSTLGVSTPLTVIDGIPREGFDRLNPNDIESVSVLKDAAAAIYGSRAANGVILVTTKRGKIGKPTLKYGFNQSFVSPTRLPKMADGPTYARLVNEILEYGGDAPRFSEEQIQKFGDGSDPWLYPSTNWYDAAIKKTSLQNRHDLSLSGGTEKMTYYVSLGTLFQDGIYKNSATNYKQQNVRANLDAAVNDNIRLRFDLAGRLENRNFPPRSAGSIFRSLMRGRPTENAIWPNGLPGPDIEYGDNPVVTSTNEIGYTSDKNYVLNGTLGATVNIPWVQGLSVDGTFAYDQNFDFFKSWVKPWTLYTLDPNSPDHKLNAAQRGVSAPELNENFNSNRLSTVNFKVNYVRSFGKHNLSTFVAFEQATFNGDTLMANRKYFISDKLDQLFAGGDKEKSNNGTGFSFARRNYFGRVSYNYNETYLFDFNARYDGTQNFPRNSRFGFFPGASAGWVLSNENFWKENIRAVNYFKIRASWGQMGNDQIPSFQYLSTYGFSAGGVMLGEDLNKGIYQLRSPNEAITWEMANNYDVGIEAQLLGDKLAIEGDYFYTRRANILVSRSQSMPAYTGMTLPQENLGRVENKGFEVVVSHKNDIRKFHYEVTGTVTHAQNKILFWDEVPGVPEWQKSTGRQIDAPLYYKATGIYKTQEEVDKTPHISGARAGDVIFADMDGNGIIDDLDRIRVDRTQNPTWIFGLTMTAKFKNFDFTMLWQGAQGASQYLHTESGLIGNFPEAYVKDRWTADHTDATWPRVNDRDREYWVSRQNTFWFWNTNYLRLKTLDFGYNIPEALCKRVGLQNFRVYVSGQNLITIDNVKIFDPEAPSGSGQFYPQTKIYNVGLNLTF, from the coding sequence ATGAATCCACGTTATGCAAAGGCCATGGTCTTGCTATGCCTGTTTGCGACCGCAACAGGCGAACTCAGCGCCCGATCTCCGTTGCCCACTGTCTGGCAACAAGGCAATTTAACCATTAAGGGAAAAGTAAAAGACATTAATGGTAACCCGTTGCCAGGTGTAACCATCCTGGTAAAAGACACAAAAAAAGGTGCCACCACCGATGAGAAAGGAAACTATGTATTGAATGATGTGAAGAAGGATGCTGTGCTGGTTTTCCAATATATCGGTTTTGACTCCCAGGAGATTAAAGTAGACGGCCGCTCCGGCGTAAATGCCGTACTGAAGGAAAACCAGAAAACGCTGGATGAGTACGTAGTAGTAGGTTATGGCACACAAAAGAAAGTAACAAAAACCGGCGCGGTATCATCTGTGAAAGGAGCCGAGCTGCAACAATCTCCCAACGTTAATATCTCTAACTCGCTGGTGGGTCGTATTCCGGGTATCATTGCGGTGAATAACAGCGGTGAGCCGGGTTATGATGGATCCAGGATCTTTATCCGTGGCCGTAGCACACTGGGTGTGAGCACCCCGTTGACAGTGATAGACGGCATTCCGCGCGAAGGTTTCGACCGCCTGAACCCCAACGATATTGAAAGCGTATCTGTTCTTAAAGATGCTGCTGCCGCTATCTATGGTTCCCGGGCTGCCAACGGCGTTATCCTGGTCACCACCAAACGCGGTAAGATCGGTAAGCCTACCCTGAAGTATGGTTTTAACCAGTCTTTTGTATCGCCTACCCGTTTGCCTAAGATGGCCGATGGGCCTACATATGCCCGGCTGGTAAATGAAATACTGGAATATGGTGGAGATGCCCCCCGTTTCTCTGAAGAACAGATCCAGAAGTTTGGTGATGGATCTGATCCATGGCTCTATCCCAGCACCAACTGGTATGATGCTGCGATCAAGAAAACTTCCCTGCAAAACAGACATGACCTGTCACTGAGCGGCGGTACTGAAAAGATGACCTACTACGTTTCCCTGGGAACATTATTTCAGGATGGTATTTATAAGAACAGTGCTACCAATTATAAACAACAGAATGTAAGGGCCAATCTCGATGCCGCAGTGAATGATAATATCCGCCTGCGTTTTGACCTGGCAGGACGACTGGAAAACAGGAACTTTCCACCACGTAGCGCCGGCTCTATATTCCGTTCGCTGATGCGTGGCCGCCCTACCGAAAATGCCATCTGGCCCAACGGCTTGCCGGGTCCGGATATTGAATATGGCGATAACCCGGTAGTAACAAGCACTAACGAGATCGGCTATACGAGTGATAAGAACTACGTACTCAATGGTACATTAGGCGCTACCGTGAATATTCCCTGGGTACAGGGTTTGTCTGTAGACGGAACCTTTGCATACGACCAGAATTTCGACTTCTTTAAATCATGGGTGAAACCCTGGACGCTTTATACCCTGGACCCTAACAGCCCCGATCACAAGCTGAATGCGGCCCAAAGAGGAGTAAGCGCACCTGAACTAAATGAGAACTTCAATAGCAATCGATTGTCTACGGTGAATTTTAAAGTGAATTATGTACGTTCCTTCGGAAAACATAACCTGAGCACTTTTGTCGCCTTTGAACAAGCCACTTTTAATGGAGATACCCTGATGGCTAACCGCAAATACTTTATCAGTGATAAACTGGATCAGCTTTTTGCGGGCGGCGATAAAGAAAAAAGTAACAATGGAACAGGGTTTTCATTTGCACGGCGCAATTACTTCGGACGTGTTTCCTATAACTACAACGAAACCTATCTCTTTGATTTCAACGCCCGGTATGATGGCACCCAGAACTTCCCGAGAAATAGCCGCTTTGGTTTCTTCCCCGGCGCGTCTGCGGGTTGGGTACTTTCCAATGAAAACTTCTGGAAAGAAAATATCCGCGCCGTCAACTACTTCAAAATACGTGCTTCCTGGGGGCAAATGGGTAATGACCAGATCCCTTCTTTCCAATATCTCAGCACCTATGGCTTTAGTGCCGGTGGTGTAATGTTGGGGGAAGATCTTAACAAAGGTATTTACCAGCTGCGTTCTCCCAACGAGGCCATTACCTGGGAGATGGCCAATAACTATGATGTGGGTATTGAAGCCCAGCTGCTGGGTGACAAGCTGGCGATTGAAGGCGATTACTTCTACACCCGCCGCGCTAATATCCTCGTAAGCCGCAGCCAGTCTATGCCTGCATATACCGGTATGACGCTGCCACAGGAAAACCTTGGCCGCGTAGAAAACAAAGGCTTTGAAGTAGTAGTCAGTCATAAGAACGATATCCGCAAATTCCACTATGAAGTAACCGGTACGGTTACACATGCACAGAATAAAATTCTTTTCTGGGATGAAGTACCCGGCGTACCCGAATGGCAGAAGTCTACCGGCAGACAAATAGATGCGCCATTATATTATAAAGCTACCGGCATTTATAAAACACAGGAAGAAGTAGATAAAACACCCCATATCAGTGGCGCCAGAGCGGGTGATGTGATTTTTGCAGATATGGATGGAAATGGGATTATAGATGACCTGGATCGCATCCGTGTAGACCGTACGCAAAATCCTACCTGGATCTTTGGATTGACCATGACCGCCAAGTTTAAAAACTTCGATTTCACCATGCTGTGGCAGGGCGCCCAGGGCGCAAGTCAGTATCTGCATACTGAATCCGGCCTGATAGGTAACTTCCCCGAAGCCTATGTAAAAGACCGCTGGACAGCAGACCACACCGATGCTACCTGGCCCAGGGTTAATGACCGTGACCGTGAATATTGGGTAAGCCGTCAGAATACTTTCTGGTTCTGGAATACCAACTATCTACGTCTCAAAACACTGGACTTCGGATATAATATTCCGGAAGCATTATGTAAAAGAGTGGGCTTACAAAATTTCCGTGTTTACGTGAGTGGTCAGAACCTGATCACCATTGATAATGTGAAGATTTTTGATCCGGAAGCACCTAGCGGCAGCGGTCAGTTCTATCCGCAGACGAAGATTTACAACGTAGGATTAAACCTTACTTTCTAA
- a CDS encoding phage holin family protein: MAFLIRILVSALAAMLTTYLLKPAVKIDSFVTALILALVLSLLNALVKPLLILFTLPVTIVTLGLFLFVINALIILLAAKIVPGFKVDGFWWAMLFSIVMTIINSVLIGLAGNN, encoded by the coding sequence ATGGCTTTCCTGATCCGTATATTAGTAAGTGCCCTGGCGGCCATGTTAACGACTTACCTGTTGAAACCGGCAGTAAAAATTGACAGCTTTGTTACGGCCCTGATCCTGGCATTGGTACTGTCATTGCTGAACGCCCTGGTAAAACCGTTATTGATCCTCTTCACCCTTCCTGTAACCATTGTTACACTGGGTTTATTCCTCTTTGTAATTAATGCGCTGATCATATTGCTGGCAGCCAAAATAGTTCCGGGCTTTAAGGTAGATGGCTTCTGGTGGGCAATGCTGTTCAGTATTGTAATGACCATCATCAACAGCGTTTTGATTGGTCTTGCCGGCAACAACTAG
- a CDS encoding D-alanyl-D-alanine carboxypeptidase has protein sequence MRNLLLLTIACSFMVITANGQTIAISKWANAALHEKPLEQAHVGISIYEPATGKYWYQYQDDKFFTPASNTKIFSLYAGLRLLGDSLPGIRYYENDTALFVKGVGDPSFLHPDYTWQPLLQLLQQTSKQIYLVPAVNLNKRYGPGWAWGDFADDYQPELNEWPMYGNVVRIYHHRDTSMLVPPLYDLEATADDTISSTVTDRDERNNLFFLKYNPKDKGITQTEVPFITGSVQQLRERLEDTLHKRVGLAVTPPAGAFKILHSIPSDSLFTPMMHRSDNFFAEQTLLMSAATLWDTISTDRCIQYLLDGDLKSLPHPPQWADGSGLSRYNLFTPRDFVTVLTLMYQQFPKERLWHILPTGGKGTMRNYYPEQFVHAKTGTLNGVVTLSGYLVTKKNKTLVFSVLVNNHHESATSVRRAVERLLTKVWKEY, from the coding sequence ATGCGGAATCTTCTTCTCTTAACGATTGCCTGTTCTTTCATGGTGATAACGGCCAACGGCCAGACTATTGCTATCAGCAAATGGGCCAATGCGGCATTGCACGAAAAGCCGCTGGAACAGGCACATGTAGGCATCTCCATCTATGAACCGGCAACGGGCAAATACTGGTATCAATACCAGGATGATAAATTTTTCACCCCCGCATCCAACACAAAAATATTTTCTCTCTACGCCGGTTTGCGGCTACTGGGCGATTCCCTGCCGGGTATCCGCTATTATGAAAATGATACCGCCTTATTTGTAAAAGGGGTAGGAGATCCGTCTTTTTTGCATCCGGATTATACATGGCAGCCGCTATTGCAACTGTTGCAGCAAACATCCAAACAGATTTACCTGGTGCCTGCGGTGAACCTTAACAAGCGTTATGGACCCGGCTGGGCATGGGGTGACTTCGCAGACGACTATCAGCCGGAACTCAATGAATGGCCCATGTATGGGAATGTAGTCAGGATCTATCATCACCGGGATACCAGCATGCTGGTACCTCCGTTGTATGACCTGGAAGCAACCGCTGATGATACCATCAGCAGTACGGTAACGGATAGGGATGAACGAAATAATTTATTCTTTCTGAAATATAATCCGAAGGATAAAGGTATTACACAAACGGAAGTTCCTTTTATTACAGGGTCCGTACAACAGCTGCGGGAGCGGCTGGAGGATACCCTGCATAAACGTGTAGGCCTTGCCGTTACTCCACCGGCAGGCGCATTTAAAATACTCCACAGCATCCCTTCGGATTCTCTTTTTACGCCCATGATGCACCGCAGTGATAATTTTTTTGCGGAACAAACGCTGCTGATGAGCGCCGCTACCTTGTGGGATACCATCAGCACGGACCGCTGTATTCAATACCTGCTTGACGGCGATTTAAAATCACTGCCGCATCCGCCGCAATGGGCAGATGGATCGGGCCTTTCACGTTATAACCTCTTTACACCGCGCGATTTTGTAACGGTGCTCACGCTGATGTATCAACAGTTTCCAAAGGAAAGGTTGTGGCATATCCTGCCTACAGGTGGTAAAGGTACCATGAGAAATTATTACCCCGAGCAGTTTGTACATGCCAAAACAGGGACGCTCAACGGCGTGGTAACGCTGAGTGGTTATCTTGTTACAAAGAAAAATAAAACACTGGTTTTTAGTGTACTGGTAAATAATCACCACGAGTCGGCCACGAGTGTAAGAAGGGCTGTAGAAAGGCTGCTGACAAAAGTCTGGAAGGAATATTAA